A stretch of the Enterobacter mori genome encodes the following:
- a CDS encoding helix-turn-helix domain-containing protein, with protein MTGRVDYQIEKYLLTEAAEPERLTRQWAEVLEECREQKSGAEERLRLALLNVDYVTSFELPFRLLLTRAPQLIDGVRTELQLSQKNVLFNGKRFGCVYSLKKDLDGIPDEFTYQLKTRIRRSDATGCNEVSYRQIAQQVKAPRERLKLALENGLSVTALDGLFWFGIQRIAADVQRLRKTGIRIVTSETEVFDTLTKTARRIPVYRLEGAGTI; from the coding sequence ATGACCGGAAGAGTCGATTATCAGATTGAAAAATATCTCCTCACCGAAGCCGCCGAGCCGGAGCGCCTGACTCGCCAGTGGGCAGAGGTGCTGGAAGAGTGTCGTGAGCAAAAATCCGGTGCTGAGGAGCGCTTGCGCCTCGCGCTGCTAAATGTGGATTACGTGACCAGCTTCGAGCTTCCCTTCAGGCTGCTCCTCACCCGCGCACCGCAGCTGATAGACGGCGTCAGAACCGAGCTACAGCTTAGTCAGAAAAATGTTCTGTTTAACGGCAAGCGCTTTGGCTGCGTCTATAGCCTTAAAAAAGATCTCGACGGAATACCTGACGAGTTTACCTATCAGCTGAAAACGCGGATCCGGCGCAGTGACGCGACAGGATGTAATGAAGTCTCTTACCGACAAATCGCCCAGCAGGTGAAAGCGCCCCGCGAACGACTCAAGCTGGCGCTTGAAAACGGACTGTCCGTGACGGCGCTCGACGGGCTTTTCTGGTTTGGCATTCAGCGCATCGCGGCGGATGTGCAACGGTTACGCAAAACGGGGATCAGGATTGTGACATCTGAGACCGAGGTGTTTGATACGCTCACCAAAACAGCCCGACGGATCCCTGTTTATCGCCTTGAGGGGGCAGGGACTATTTAA
- a CDS encoding glutathione S-transferase family protein, translated as MIKLYGVPGWGSAISEVMLTLADIPYQFINVDGFDQPGPQRELLQKLNPLCQVPTLELENGAIMTETAAIALMVLDRCPDLAPPIGQAERQQFQRLLIWFVANVYPTFTYADYPERWVPDAPEQLKKNCIEYRKSLYLWFDSQLNASPFALGEPLTLLDVYIAVARTWGPRHEWFAANTPNMTSIADSVCALPELHKVLKANEII; from the coding sequence ATGATTAAACTCTATGGCGTACCCGGCTGGGGCTCGGCAATCAGCGAAGTGATGCTAACCCTGGCTGATATCCCTTATCAATTTATCAACGTGGACGGGTTTGACCAGCCCGGCCCGCAGCGTGAGCTGCTGCAAAAACTCAACCCGCTGTGTCAGGTGCCAACGCTGGAGCTTGAAAATGGTGCCATCATGACGGAAACCGCGGCAATTGCACTGATGGTGCTCGACCGTTGCCCGGATCTTGCCCCGCCCATCGGCCAGGCCGAACGCCAGCAGTTTCAGCGTTTGCTCATCTGGTTTGTGGCAAACGTCTATCCCACCTTTACCTATGCCGATTATCCGGAACGCTGGGTGCCCGACGCGCCGGAGCAGCTGAAGAAAAACTGCATTGAATACCGGAAATCACTCTATCTGTGGTTCGATAGCCAACTTAACGCGTCTCCTTTTGCGCTGGGGGAGCCGCTGACTCTGCTCGACGTCTATATTGCGGTCGCGCGCACCTGGGGGCCACGTCACGAATGGTTTGCAGCCAATACGCCAAATATGACCTCAATTGCCGATTCCGTTTGTGCGCTGCCGGAACTGCACAAGGTGTTAAAGGCAAACGAGATTATCTGA
- a CDS encoding NAD-dependent malic enzyme, which translates to MSRKEVLYTPYNGAVLLENPLLNKGLAFIKEERDNFNLHGLLPHNVETIEEQTERAWGQFCHFKSDISRHVYLRNIQDTNETLFYNLLRKHMKETLPIIYTPTVGEACEHFSTIYRRARGLFISWPNRHRIDEMLQSFSRNDIRVIVVTDGERILGLGDQGIGGMGIPIGKLSLYTACGGIHPATTLPIMLDVGTNNQQHLDDPLYMGWRHPRISDEQYAEFMDMFISTVNARWPTVLLQFEDFAQKNATRLLQRYRDQLCCFNDDIQGTAAVTAGTLIAAAHAAGTRIRDQRVVFLGSGSAGCGIAEKIVALMVDDGLTEAEARSRIFMVDRFGLLTDDMTNLLDFQKNLLTAREAIRDWHVGSCNISLMEVVRNAHPTVMIGVSGQPGLFSEAIVKEMHRHCSRPIIMPLSNPTSRAEAQPQDLIEWTQGSALVATGSPFSPVFWQNQQYDIAQCNNAYIFPGLGLGILACNARRVTEEMLMVASRSLAAQSPLVTTEKGGLLPPVDRIDTVSRSIAFAVARAAIEQGVAAAMDDETLLAQIEKTWWQADYAPYRRSAL; encoded by the coding sequence ATGTCTCGCAAAGAAGTGCTGTACACGCCCTATAACGGCGCGGTACTGCTGGAAAACCCATTACTGAATAAAGGTCTCGCGTTCATAAAAGAAGAACGTGATAATTTTAATCTGCACGGCTTATTACCGCATAATGTCGAAACCATTGAAGAGCAGACCGAACGCGCATGGGGACAATTCTGTCATTTCAAAAGTGATATTTCCCGTCACGTTTACCTGCGCAATATTCAAGACACCAATGAGACCCTATTTTATAATCTGTTGCGAAAACATATGAAGGAGACGCTGCCGATCATATATACCCCAACGGTCGGTGAAGCCTGCGAGCATTTCTCTACCATCTATCGTCGGGCGCGAGGGCTTTTTATTTCATGGCCGAATCGCCATCGCATCGATGAAATGCTGCAAAGTTTCTCGCGTAATGATATCCGCGTGATCGTGGTGACTGACGGAGAACGTATTTTGGGCCTTGGCGACCAGGGGATCGGCGGAATGGGCATTCCGATTGGCAAATTGTCATTGTATACCGCGTGCGGTGGTATTCATCCGGCCACAACGTTGCCGATTATGCTGGATGTCGGCACCAATAATCAGCAACATCTGGACGACCCGCTGTATATGGGCTGGCGTCATCCACGCATCAGCGATGAGCAATACGCTGAATTTATGGATATGTTTATCAGTACCGTCAATGCCCGCTGGCCAACTGTATTACTGCAGTTCGAAGATTTTGCGCAAAAAAATGCGACCCGATTACTCCAGCGTTACCGCGACCAGCTGTGCTGTTTTAATGACGATATTCAGGGAACCGCTGCCGTCACGGCCGGCACGCTGATTGCTGCCGCCCATGCTGCCGGAACCCGCATTCGCGATCAGCGCGTGGTCTTTCTCGGTAGCGGCTCCGCCGGATGCGGTATAGCCGAAAAAATCGTGGCGCTGATGGTCGACGACGGGCTAACCGAGGCCGAGGCCCGCAGCCGGATCTTTATGGTCGATCGTTTTGGCTTACTGACCGACGATATGACCAACCTGCTCGATTTCCAGAAAAACCTGCTTACCGCCCGGGAAGCCATCCGCGACTGGCACGTGGGATCGTGCAATATTTCGCTGATGGAGGTGGTCAGAAATGCCCATCCAACCGTGATGATTGGCGTATCCGGTCAGCCGGGGCTGTTCAGCGAAGCGATAGTTAAAGAGATGCACCGCCACTGCTCGCGGCCTATTATTATGCCTCTCTCTAATCCAACATCGCGCGCAGAGGCACAACCTCAGGATCTGATCGAATGGACGCAGGGTAGCGCTCTGGTTGCGACGGGTAGCCCCTTCTCGCCGGTATTCTGGCAGAACCAACAGTACGACATTGCCCAGTGTAACAATGCCTACATTTTCCCAGGTCTGGGGCTGGGAATACTGGCCTGCAACGCGCGGCGGGTTACCGAAGAGATGTTGATGGTGGCGAGCCGCAGCCTGGCGGCGCAATCGCCGCTGGTCACCACTGAAAAAGGGGGATTACTCCCTCCCGTCGATCGCATTGACACCGTGTCGCGCAGTATCGCGTTTGCAGTCGCCCGGGCAGCGATTGAGCAAGGCGTTGCGGCGGCAATGGATGACGAGACTTTGCTGGCCCAAATCGAAAAAACCTGGTGGCAGGCGGACTATGCGCCGTACCGCAGGTCGGCGCTGTAG
- a CDS encoding amino acid ABC transporter permease — translation MSNVETIKVVPARYPLRAVGAAVALFVLAVVIQSVAFNPRWEWAVFARWFFDPVILEGVGQTLLLTLIGTALSVVLGGLLALARLSSSWLLNSLAWAYIWLFRSLPLIVVLIILYNFSYLYDTLSLGVPFTGITWRSFETINVLGQFSTAVVGLTLVQSAYTAEIIRGGFLGVDHGQYEAAAALGLPAWRRTVRIILPQALRTILPSGFNEIISLAKGTAMVYVLAMPELFYTIQMIYNRTQEVIPLLMVGAAWYLAITTVLSAIQYGVERALARSERRSAVNQNRATRRTRSVTTTPAQEPVHASLS, via the coding sequence ATGAGCAACGTTGAAACCATTAAGGTGGTCCCGGCACGTTATCCGCTGCGGGCCGTCGGCGCCGCGGTGGCGCTGTTTGTCCTGGCCGTTGTGATTCAGTCGGTGGCCTTTAACCCGCGCTGGGAGTGGGCAGTATTCGCCCGCTGGTTCTTTGACCCGGTGATCCTGGAAGGCGTAGGGCAGACCCTGCTGTTGACCCTGATCGGTACTGCGCTGAGCGTAGTGTTAGGCGGCCTGCTGGCGCTGGCGAGACTGTCCTCGTCATGGCTGTTGAACAGCCTGGCGTGGGCCTACATCTGGCTGTTTCGGTCGCTGCCGCTGATTGTGGTGCTGATCATTCTCTACAACTTTTCCTATCTCTACGACACGCTCTCTCTCGGCGTGCCGTTCACCGGCATCACCTGGAGAAGCTTTGAAACCATCAACGTGCTGGGGCAGTTCTCTACCGCCGTGGTGGGGCTGACGCTGGTGCAAAGCGCCTATACCGCCGAGATCATTCGCGGCGGGTTCCTCGGGGTCGATCACGGGCAGTACGAGGCCGCCGCCGCGCTCGGCCTCCCGGCCTGGCGTCGTACGGTGCGGATCATTCTGCCTCAGGCACTGCGCACCATCCTGCCGTCGGGGTTCAATGAAATCATCAGTCTCGCCAAAGGTACGGCGATGGTGTACGTCCTGGCGATGCCGGAACTGTTCTATACCATTCAGATGATCTACAACCGCACGCAGGAGGTGATCCCGCTGCTGATGGTCGGTGCTGCCTGGTACCTGGCGATCACCACCGTCCTGTCTGCTATCCAGTATGGTGTTGAACGCGCGCTTGCCCGCAGCGAACGCCGCTCTGCCGTTAACCAGAACCGTGCCACCCGTCGTACCCGTTCTGTCACCACCACGCCAGCACAGGAGCCCGTCCATGCAAGCCTCTCCTGA
- a CDS encoding 2-hydroxycarboxylate transporter family protein — protein MKDNPVSTSPVSSRFTLGLSHAEVGAVPLMLFVGIATIVATSAWAGLLPKNMIGGLAVIMTLGFAFAKIGRQIPLLKDIGGPAILCLMVPSILVYFGVFEKQTLDTVHLLMKEANLLYFVIACLVVGSILGMNRVLLIQGMIRMFVPLVVGTLMAVMSGLIVGSLFGYTPYHTFFFIIVPIIGGGIGEGILPLSLAYSAILGQAPDVYVAQLAPAAVVGNIFAIICAGTLARLGTKRPALSGNGMLTRSKDDHNLFAGAQSVQQTDFHLMGGGLLMVCAFFIVGGLFEKLVHIPGPVLMILIAVLCKYFRVIPGSMEQGAHSCYKFVSAALVWPLMIGLGMLYVPLESVVAVFSVGYVVVCGSIVIAMALSGYFIASRLNMYPVEAAIVTCCHSGLGGTGDVAILSASNRMSLMPFAQIATRIGGASTVIFATLLMGWIMAH, from the coding sequence ATGAAAGATAATCCTGTATCGACTTCTCCGGTCTCCTCGCGTTTTACGTTAGGGTTAAGTCATGCCGAAGTGGGCGCTGTCCCACTGATGTTGTTTGTGGGCATTGCGACCATCGTGGCGACGTCCGCATGGGCGGGGCTGCTGCCGAAAAATATGATCGGTGGACTGGCGGTGATCATGACGCTCGGTTTCGCCTTTGCCAAAATCGGTCGTCAGATCCCGCTGTTGAAGGACATCGGTGGCCCGGCCATTCTCTGCCTGATGGTGCCATCCATCCTGGTCTATTTTGGCGTGTTCGAAAAACAGACGCTGGATACCGTACACCTGCTGATGAAAGAGGCGAATCTGCTCTATTTCGTCATCGCCTGTCTGGTGGTGGGGAGTATTCTGGGGATGAACCGGGTGCTGCTTATTCAGGGGATGATCCGCATGTTTGTACCGCTGGTTGTCGGGACGCTGATGGCGGTAATGAGCGGGTTAATCGTCGGCTCGCTGTTTGGCTATACGCCTTACCATACCTTTTTCTTTATCATCGTGCCGATTATTGGCGGGGGGATTGGTGAGGGAATTTTGCCACTGTCGCTGGCGTATTCGGCCATACTCGGACAAGCGCCTGACGTTTACGTCGCACAGCTGGCTCCTGCCGCCGTCGTCGGAAATATCTTTGCCATCATCTGTGCCGGTACGCTGGCGCGTCTGGGAACAAAACGTCCTGCGCTTTCGGGAAACGGCATGCTAACCCGCAGCAAGGACGACCATAATCTGTTTGCGGGGGCGCAAAGCGTTCAGCAGACGGATTTCCACCTGATGGGGGGCGGGCTGCTAATGGTGTGCGCATTTTTCATCGTCGGTGGCCTGTTTGAAAAACTGGTGCACATCCCGGGTCCGGTGCTGATGATCCTCATCGCCGTGCTGTGTAAGTATTTCAGGGTGATCCCGGGCTCCATGGAGCAGGGGGCGCACAGTTGCTATAAATTTGTCTCGGCTGCGCTGGTTTGGCCGCTAATGATTGGTCTGGGCATGCTGTACGTGCCGCTGGAGAGCGTGGTGGCGGTCTTCTCGGTGGGCTACGTTGTTGTGTGCGGATCGATCGTGATTGCGATGGCGTTGAGCGGCTATTTTATTGCATCGCGTCTGAATATGTATCCCGTGGAAGCGGCGATCGTTACCTGCTGCCACAGCGGGCTGGGTGGGACAGGGGACGTGGCCATTTTGTCCGCGTCTAACCGCATGTCGTTGATGCCGTTCGCGCAGATCGCTACCCGTATCGGGGGCGCGTCGACGGTGATTTTCGCCACGCTGCTGATGGGCTGGATTATGGCGCACTGA
- the fusA gene encoding elongation factor G has protein sequence MPRPIPLERYRNIGISAHIDAGKTTTTERILFYTGMSHKLGEVHDGAATTDWMAQEQERGITITSAAVSCFWPGMDRGFEPHRINIIDTPGHVDFTIEVERSMRVLDGAVMVYDSVGGVQPQSETVWRQANKYKVPRIAFVNKMDRPGADFFRVVRMMQERLKANPVPIVIPVGAEEHFTGVVDLIKMRTILWDDATQGMAFSYAPVPDDLLSTAQEWREKMVSAAAEASDELMDKYLETGNLDEAEIIRGLRIRTIAGEIHPTLCGSAFKNKGVQRMLDAVIELMPSPLDVPAIDGVDEKGQHAERHPSDDEPFSALAFKLMSDPYVGQLTFIRVYSGVLRKGDAVYNPVKGKKERIGRIVLMHANDRHEVDELRAGDIAACVGLKDVTTGDTLTDPNAVITLERMEFPDPVISLAIEPKTKADQEKMGIALQRLAAEDPSFRLHTDEESGQTIISGMGELHLEIIVDRMKREFGVEANIGRPQVTYRETLRKTVKDIEGKFVRQSGGKGQYGHVVLSLEPLEPGSGFTFEDATKGGVVPREYIPSVEKGLREAMNSGVLAGYPVVDVKATLTFGSYHDVDSSEMAFRMAAILGFKEGARKADPVILEPVMHVEVETPEEYAGNIMGDLSSRRGMVQGMAEQYGSQIIRADVPLAEMFGYATTLRSMSQGRATYTMEFHHFAEAPRNVADEIISRRAK, from the coding sequence ATGCCCCGACCCATCCCTCTCGAACGTTATCGCAACATCGGTATCTCCGCGCATATCGATGCCGGTAAAACAACCACCACTGAGCGCATCCTGTTTTATACCGGGATGAGCCACAAGCTGGGTGAAGTACACGATGGCGCGGCAACCACCGACTGGATGGCGCAGGAGCAAGAGCGCGGGATCACCATTACCTCCGCGGCGGTCAGTTGCTTCTGGCCGGGTATGGACCGGGGGTTCGAGCCGCACCGGATCAACATCATCGACACGCCGGGTCACGTGGATTTCACCATAGAGGTGGAACGTTCCATGCGCGTGCTTGACGGTGCCGTAATGGTGTATGACTCCGTGGGTGGCGTGCAGCCGCAGTCGGAAACCGTCTGGCGTCAGGCGAACAAATACAAGGTTCCGCGCATTGCGTTCGTCAACAAAATGGACCGTCCGGGTGCCGATTTCTTCCGCGTCGTGCGGATGATGCAGGAACGCCTGAAGGCCAATCCGGTGCCGATTGTGATCCCGGTGGGTGCGGAAGAACATTTCACCGGCGTGGTGGATCTCATCAAGATGCGCACCATTTTGTGGGACGATGCCACCCAGGGTATGGCCTTTAGCTATGCGCCGGTACCTGACGATCTGCTCAGTACCGCGCAGGAGTGGCGCGAAAAAATGGTTTCTGCGGCGGCGGAAGCCAGCGATGAACTGATGGATAAGTACCTGGAGACGGGCAATCTTGATGAAGCTGAAATCATCAGGGGGCTGCGTATTCGCACCATTGCCGGGGAAATCCATCCGACGCTGTGCGGCAGCGCCTTCAAAAACAAAGGCGTGCAGCGCATGCTTGATGCAGTGATTGAGCTGATGCCGTCGCCGCTGGACGTGCCGGCCATTGATGGCGTGGATGAAAAAGGGCAGCACGCGGAGCGTCATCCGAGTGATGATGAACCGTTCTCGGCCCTGGCGTTCAAGCTGATGAGCGACCCGTACGTCGGACAGCTGACCTTTATCCGCGTCTACTCCGGCGTGCTGCGCAAAGGCGACGCGGTGTATAACCCGGTAAAAGGAAAGAAAGAGCGTATCGGGCGTATCGTGCTGATGCATGCCAACGATCGCCACGAGGTGGATGAACTGCGCGCGGGCGATATCGCGGCCTGCGTGGGCCTGAAAGATGTCACGACCGGTGACACGCTGACCGACCCTAATGCGGTCATTACGCTTGAACGCATGGAGTTTCCGGACCCGGTAATTTCTCTGGCGATCGAGCCGAAAACCAAGGCCGATCAGGAGAAAATGGGGATCGCGCTGCAGCGTCTGGCGGCGGAAGACCCGTCTTTCCGTCTGCACACTGACGAAGAGTCCGGTCAGACGATTATCTCCGGGATGGGTGAGCTACACCTCGAGATTATCGTCGACCGCATGAAGCGTGAGTTTGGCGTGGAGGCAAATATTGGTCGTCCGCAGGTGACCTACCGTGAAACTCTGCGTAAAACGGTGAAGGATATCGAAGGCAAATTTGTCCGTCAGTCCGGCGGTAAAGGGCAGTACGGCCATGTGGTACTCAGCCTTGAGCCGTTAGAGCCAGGCAGCGGGTTCACGTTTGAAGATGCCACCAAGGGCGGCGTGGTGCCGCGCGAGTATATTCCTTCCGTTGAGAAAGGGTTGCGCGAGGCCATGAACTCCGGCGTGCTGGCGGGATATCCGGTTGTGGATGTGAAAGCCACCCTGACGTTTGGCTCGTATCACGACGTCGACTCCTCGGAGATGGCCTTCCGCATGGCGGCGATCCTGGGCTTCAAAGAGGGCGCGCGTAAAGCGGATCCGGTCATCCTGGAGCCTGTGATGCACGTGGAGGTGGAAACGCCGGAAGAGTACGCCGGTAATATTATGGGCGATCTCTCTTCCCGCCGCGGCATGGTGCAGGGGATGGCAGAGCAGTACGGCAGCCAGATTATTCGTGCTGATGTGCCGCTCGCCGAGATGTTTGGCTATGCCACGACATTGCGATCGATGTCCCAGGGACGCGCGACCTATACGATGGAGTTCCATCATTTTGCGGAAGCACCGCGGAATGTTGCGGATGAGATAATTTCACGGCGCGCGAAGTAA
- a CDS encoding ArsR/SmtB family transcription factor — translation MIPNHPEPEQILLENVLFALGNPLRLSIIRRLADGSELSCNALRPEDVVKSTMTHHWRVLRDSGVIWQRPQGRENMISLRRDDLDARFPGLMEILLQVK, via the coding sequence ATGATCCCAAACCACCCCGAACCTGAACAAATACTCCTGGAAAATGTGCTGTTCGCCCTCGGTAACCCGTTGCGCCTGTCAATAATCCGCAGGCTGGCAGATGGCAGTGAACTGAGCTGTAACGCCCTTCGCCCGGAAGATGTGGTGAAATCGACAATGACGCACCACTGGCGCGTACTGCGCGACAGCGGCGTTATCTGGCAGCGACCGCAGGGGCGGGAGAATATGATTTCATTACGAAGAGACGATCTGGATGCCCGCTTTCCGGGGCTGATGGAGATACTGCTGCAGGTTAAATAG
- a CDS encoding GNAT family N-acetyltransferase, protein MSEQFRDVSPEDAELQPVIEGLFGEYAARYGDYFSKDAEVELTEWYLAPQGLFIVLERDGKIIATGAYKPFDERTAEIKRIWTDKTLRQQGLAGRVVQELERRAVLAGYSQIYLTTGFRQPEAVRLYISQGYQPQFDLSRDPEEYSQPPFDGRLRFTKTLVREAFSKTA, encoded by the coding sequence ATGAGCGAACAATTTCGTGACGTTTCGCCGGAGGATGCCGAGCTTCAGCCCGTCATCGAGGGGCTGTTCGGCGAATACGCCGCCCGTTATGGAGACTACTTCTCCAAAGACGCGGAAGTGGAACTTACCGAGTGGTATTTAGCGCCGCAGGGCCTGTTTATCGTGCTGGAGCGCGACGGGAAGATCATCGCCACCGGCGCGTACAAACCCTTCGACGAACGCACCGCGGAAATCAAACGCATCTGGACGGACAAAACCCTGCGTCAGCAGGGGCTTGCCGGGCGCGTGGTGCAGGAGCTTGAGCGTAGGGCGGTGCTGGCCGGGTACAGCCAAATCTACCTGACAACCGGTTTTCGCCAGCCGGAAGCGGTCAGGCTCTATATCAGCCAGGGCTATCAGCCGCAGTTCGATCTGAGCCGGGATCCGGAAGAGTACAGCCAGCCGCCGTTTGACGGTCGGCTGCGCTTCACTAAAACGCTGGTACGCGAAGCGTTCAGTAAAACCGCATGA
- a CDS encoding amino acid ABC transporter ATP-binding protein yields MQASPEGHISITGVSKFFGRHKALDNVSLEIPPGSVTVILGPSGSGKSTLLRTINHLERVDEGFIQIDGDYIGYRRQGDKLYEMKEKEILKQRVNVGYVFQNFNLFPHLTVLENLIEAPIAHKKLSKKEAVERAYSLLDVVGLRDKADAWSRHLSGGQQQRIAIARALALRPRVMLFDEPTSALDPELVGEVLDVIKKLARSGTTLVVVTHEIGFAREVADQVVFMVDGKIVEQGSSDEVLNRPSHARTRQFLSKVL; encoded by the coding sequence ATGCAAGCCTCTCCTGAAGGACATATTTCGATTACCGGCGTCAGCAAGTTTTTTGGCCGCCATAAAGCGCTCGACAATGTTTCGCTTGAGATCCCGCCCGGGTCCGTGACGGTGATCCTCGGGCCGTCCGGTTCCGGCAAATCAACCCTGCTGCGCACCATTAACCACCTGGAGCGCGTCGACGAGGGCTTTATCCAGATTGACGGAGATTACATCGGCTATCGCCGTCAGGGCGACAAGCTCTACGAAATGAAGGAGAAGGAGATCCTCAAACAGCGCGTCAACGTGGGCTACGTGTTCCAGAACTTCAATCTCTTTCCCCATCTGACGGTGCTGGAAAACCTGATAGAGGCGCCCATCGCGCATAAAAAGCTCAGCAAAAAAGAGGCGGTGGAAAGGGCGTACAGCCTGCTGGACGTGGTTGGGCTGCGGGATAAAGCCGATGCCTGGTCACGCCATCTTTCCGGCGGTCAGCAGCAGCGTATCGCGATTGCTCGCGCGCTGGCGCTGCGACCCCGCGTGATGCTGTTTGATGAGCCCACCTCGGCGCTCGACCCTGAACTGGTGGGTGAAGTGCTGGACGTGATTAAAAAGCTTGCCCGTTCCGGCACCACGCTGGTGGTCGTTACCCATGAGATCGGCTTTGCCCGTGAAGTCGCGGATCAGGTGGTGTTTATGGTTGACGGGAAAATTGTTGAGCAGGGCAGTAGCGATGAGGTGTTGAACCGCCCGTCGCATGCGCGAACGCGCCAGTTTCTGTCTAAAGTGCTGTAA
- a CDS encoding ABC transporter substrate-binding protein: MKYGLLAGLVFTTVSHASIDVKANEQPLPVTVDRQAVAKIPANYKFVEPGTLTVAISALNSPPLALLASDNRTRIGSDPDIARLLAGSLGLKLKLVPTAWEDWPLGISSGRYDVALVNIAVTEQRKEKFDFATYRVDSLAFSVKSTSEIQSIKSAEDLAGKKVIVGSGTNQERILLGWNEENKKAGRTPALPVYLQDDASGNLYIQSGRADVFFGPQSVSAYKAALTGKTRVVGLGPKKAFVATTTKKGNELVYALQAALDGAIKRGEYQKVLARWGEQGEAVAQSEVNPPGITY; this comes from the coding sequence ATGAAATATGGACTTCTGGCGGGGCTGGTCTTCACGACGGTGAGCCACGCCAGCATTGATGTGAAAGCCAACGAGCAGCCGCTGCCGGTGACGGTTGATCGGCAGGCGGTGGCGAAGATCCCCGCCAATTACAAATTCGTTGAGCCTGGTACGCTGACGGTGGCCATTTCAGCCCTCAATTCGCCGCCGCTGGCGCTGCTGGCCAGCGATAACCGAACGCGCATCGGCAGCGATCCGGATATCGCTCGCCTGCTGGCGGGCAGTCTGGGGCTAAAGCTGAAGCTGGTGCCGACAGCGTGGGAGGACTGGCCGCTGGGGATCAGCTCCGGGCGCTACGACGTGGCGCTGGTGAACATTGCGGTGACCGAACAGCGAAAAGAGAAGTTTGATTTCGCCACCTACCGCGTCGACTCGCTGGCGTTTTCGGTGAAATCCACCAGCGAGATCCAGTCAATCAAAAGCGCGGAAGATCTGGCCGGGAAAAAGGTGATTGTCGGCTCGGGTACCAATCAGGAGCGCATTCTGCTGGGCTGGAACGAAGAGAACAAAAAGGCCGGAAGGACGCCTGCGCTGCCGGTCTATCTCCAGGACGATGCCTCCGGCAACCTCTATATTCAGTCCGGCAGGGCGGACGTGTTCTTCGGGCCTCAGTCAGTCTCGGCCTACAAAGCGGCGCTTACGGGGAAAACGCGCGTCGTGGGGTTAGGGCCGAAGAAGGCATTTGTTGCCACGACCACGAAAAAGGGCAATGAGCTGGTGTACGCGCTGCAGGCCGCGCTGGACGGTGCGATTAAGCGGGGAGAGTACCAGAAGGTGCTGGCGCGCTGGGGTGAACAGGGCGAAGCGGTGGCGCAGTCGGAGGTCAACCCGCCTGGGATAACCTACTAA
- the pptA gene encoding tautomerase PptA, which produces MPHVDIKCFPRDLNDEQKTALAADIAEVITRHLNSKDRSISVALNEVQEADWKAQVWDTEIGPKLDALIKKPGYSM; this is translated from the coding sequence ATGCCACACGTTGATATCAAATGTTTTCCCCGCGATCTAAACGATGAACAAAAAACCGCCCTGGCGGCGGATATCGCCGAGGTGATTACGCGCCATCTGAACAGCAAAGACCGCTCCATTTCGGTGGCGCTGAATGAAGTTCAGGAAGCCGACTGGAAAGCACAGGTCTGGGATACCGAGATCGGACCGAAACTGGACGCGCTGATTAAGAAGCCCGGGTATTCGATGTAA